The following proteins are encoded in a genomic region of Sorangiineae bacterium MSr12523:
- a CDS encoding biopolymer transporter ExbD yields MARHGGIHGTKPIHIREPVAANSEINVTPLVDVVLVLLIIFMVVTPLLEKDIAVRVPNAEKVEQPTEVPPDQIIVHVKADGKVDINVRDVEDADYITQLKTRLEPRATADKVVFFVAEDGANYGRLVWAIDSAKIAGAETIGIATDKLDN; encoded by the coding sequence ATGGCTCGCCACGGAGGAATTCACGGCACCAAGCCGATTCACATTCGCGAGCCCGTAGCCGCGAACAGTGAGATCAACGTCACCCCGTTGGTCGACGTCGTGCTCGTGCTTCTGATCATCTTCATGGTCGTCACCCCGCTGCTCGAGAAAGACATCGCGGTGCGCGTCCCCAACGCGGAGAAGGTGGAGCAACCCACCGAGGTTCCGCCCGACCAGATCATCGTGCACGTGAAGGCCGACGGCAAAGTCGACATCAACGTGCGCGACGTCGAAGACGCCGACTACATCACACAGTTGAAGACGCGTCTCGAACCCCGCGCCACCGCCGACAAGGTCGTCTTCTTCGTTGCCGAAGACGGCGCCAACTACGGCCGCCTGGTGTGGGCCATCGACAGCGCGAAAATCGCGGGCGCCGAGACCATCGGCATCGCGACCGACAAGCTGGACAACTAG
- a CDS encoding biopolymer transporter ExbD, translating to MAFGGGGNKGVKNEINVTPLVDVCLVLLIIFMVITPMLQRGKPVKLPSAHKIDEEKSTDPIVVSMTLQKELYVESDRSNDADLIEKVKTALEKEPTRKVLFKADTGLTVADVRPVMNNLKLAGSGGVALGVEQEKK from the coding sequence ATGGCATTCGGTGGAGGCGGTAATAAGGGGGTCAAGAACGAGATCAACGTTACTCCGTTGGTCGACGTCTGCCTCGTGCTTCTCATCATCTTCATGGTCATCACCCCGATGTTGCAGCGCGGTAAGCCGGTCAAACTGCCGTCCGCGCACAAGATCGATGAAGAGAAGTCCACGGACCCCATCGTCGTATCGATGACGCTCCAGAAGGAGTTGTACGTGGAGAGCGACCGCTCGAACGACGCGGATCTCATCGAGAAGGTCAAGACTGCCCTCGAGAAGGAACCCACCCGCAAGGTGCTCTTCAAGGCAGACACGGGCCTTACCGTGGCGGACGTACGCCCCGTCATGAACAATCTGAAGCTCGCTGGTAGCGGTGGCGTGGCTCTCGGCGTCGAGCAGGAGAAGAAGTAA
- a CDS encoding MotA/TolQ/ExbB proton channel family protein: MDFSLYGLWHSMGAFAKGIVITLAIMSLASLLVAGERLIIFSRSRKESLRFAEQLGGVLTSDSLREAAAKSFKGDIGYLGRTIASGLKAFNSGGSSTDEENINLTEESVARALERQTAREVQNLKRGITVLATVSSTAPFVGLLGTVMGIVNSFQQMAASGSGGLGTVSAGIAEALVTTAFGLLVAIPAVMLFNYLSGWVDARAVDLAESSNELMDLVARYHRRHLRTAAQAAE, encoded by the coding sequence ATGGATTTTTCACTGTACGGGTTGTGGCACAGCATGGGGGCGTTTGCGAAAGGCATCGTCATCACGCTGGCAATCATGAGTTTGGCTTCGCTCCTGGTGGCGGGAGAGCGTCTCATCATCTTCTCGCGCTCGCGCAAAGAGTCGCTCCGGTTCGCCGAGCAGCTGGGTGGCGTGCTGACCTCGGACAGTCTGAGAGAGGCGGCGGCGAAGTCGTTCAAGGGTGATATCGGCTACCTCGGCCGCACGATCGCCTCGGGCCTCAAGGCCTTCAACTCGGGTGGCAGCTCGACGGACGAAGAGAACATCAACCTCACCGAGGAGTCGGTGGCCCGCGCGCTCGAGCGCCAGACGGCCCGTGAGGTGCAGAACCTGAAACGAGGCATTACCGTCCTCGCAACCGTGTCGTCGACGGCACCGTTCGTCGGTCTGCTCGGAACCGTCATGGGTATCGTCAACTCCTTCCAGCAGATGGCTGCGTCGGGCTCCGGTGGTCTCGGCACCGTGTCGGCCGGTATCGCTGAAGCTCTCGTCACCACGGCCTTCGGTCTTCTCGTCGCCATCCCGGCCGTTATGCTCTTCAACTACCTGTCGGGCTGGGTCGATGCCCGCGCGGTCGACCTCGCCGAGTCCTCGAACGAGCTGATGGACCTGGTTGCCCGTTACCACCGCCGCCACCTGCGCACGGCTGCCCAAGCCGCGGAGTAA
- a CDS encoding energy transducer TonB: MRAHQQIKKQATEVKFVAPPPPPPPPPVATAVPRTAERPKAKKEFVKKENTIVDSKEAPKEDNTAKGGSESVEATCGVPGKPACCGGPGEPPCRHCGGAGEPACCGGPGEPACAPVKAAVCGDPGMPPCPPQTTVIPFGPGMAKPTMLAGTEQPTLPREALVAKVEGLILVKCTLTKEGTVEDCKFIKSLPYTEEAILANLKARKYTPVMFQGQPQAVTYTFTFRIQAQ; the protein is encoded by the coding sequence GTGCGCGCGCACCAACAGATTAAGAAGCAGGCGACGGAAGTAAAGTTCGTTGCCCCGCCTCCGCCGCCCCCGCCGCCCCCCGTGGCGACGGCGGTGCCGCGTACGGCCGAAAGGCCGAAGGCGAAAAAAGAGTTCGTCAAGAAAGAGAACACCATCGTCGACTCCAAGGAGGCGCCGAAGGAAGACAACACCGCCAAGGGCGGCAGTGAGTCGGTCGAGGCCACGTGCGGTGTCCCGGGCAAGCCGGCTTGCTGCGGTGGTCCTGGTGAGCCTCCGTGCCGTCATTGCGGTGGCGCGGGTGAGCCCGCGTGCTGCGGTGGCCCCGGTGAGCCGGCTTGCGCGCCGGTCAAAGCGGCGGTTTGCGGCGATCCCGGTATGCCCCCGTGCCCCCCGCAGACCACGGTCATTCCGTTCGGTCCCGGCATGGCGAAGCCCACCATGCTCGCAGGTACGGAGCAGCCGACGCTTCCCCGCGAGGCGTTGGTCGCGAAGGTGGAAGGCCTCATCCTCGTGAAGTGCACCCTCACCAAAGAGGGGACCGTCGAGGACTGCAAGTTCATCAAATCGCTGCCGTACACCGAGGAAGCCATCCTGGCGAACCTCAAGGCGCGCAAGTACACGCCGGTCATGTTCCAGGGGCAGCCCCAGGCCGTCACCTACACGTTCACATTCCGCATTCAAGCTCAATAG